Proteins encoded within one genomic window of Microbacterium sp. zg-B185:
- the def gene encoding peptide deformylase — protein sequence MAVLPIRIMGDPVLHAPADAVGEITDEVKQLVADMFETMDAAPGVGLAAPQVGVPLRIYTYSYQDDTGAPWRGVLINPELWMTPPEPGQPDPEEESEGCLSFPGERFPLRRSERVLVTGLDLDGAPVEIRVDGWRARIMQHEFDHLDGILYVDRLDDSDWKTVQKIARKRGWGRPGASWTPGVDDIDA from the coding sequence GTGGCCGTTCTGCCGATTCGCATCATGGGTGACCCCGTACTCCATGCCCCCGCTGACGCGGTGGGCGAGATCACCGACGAGGTGAAGCAGCTCGTCGCCGACATGTTCGAGACGATGGATGCCGCCCCCGGGGTGGGGCTTGCCGCCCCGCAGGTGGGCGTGCCGTTGCGGATCTACACCTACAGCTACCAGGACGACACCGGCGCACCCTGGCGGGGCGTGCTCATCAATCCCGAACTGTGGATGACTCCGCCCGAGCCGGGGCAACCGGACCCCGAGGAGGAGTCCGAAGGCTGCCTCTCGTTCCCGGGCGAGCGGTTCCCGCTCCGTCGCTCCGAGCGGGTTCTGGTCACCGGTCTGGACCTGGACGGGGCTCCGGTCGAGATCCGCGTGGACGGGTGGCGGGCCCGCATCATGCAGCACGAGTTCGACCACCTCGACGGCATCCTGTACGTCGACCGGCTGGACGACAGCGATTGGAAGACCGTGCAGAAGATCGCCCGCAAGCGGGGCTGGGGCCGTCCGGGCGCGTCCTGGACGCCGGGCGTCGATGACATCGACGCCTGA
- a CDS encoding ATP-binding cassette domain-containing protein — MPRPRDADVAIRTNDLSIARAARGGPDLRVIDGVSFEVAHGATLAVMGPTGSGKSSLLAVLAGADEPGLGVVGGSAHVEGIAVRRPGRAHRTLTYLTGYLPQTAGARLPARMTVAEVIGEPITSRDRRVNQRALAVRVATLLDELMLPLGAAAKYPYELSAGMRQRVVFARALVLQPRTLIADEPFSNMDVEVRRAARDAILRRRQAYGMSAIIVTNEADVARELAAEVLVLRGGHAIAYGRGADDLLWTPSGGADRRLVVS, encoded by the coding sequence ATGCCACGCCCTCGAGACGCCGACGTCGCGATCCGCACCAATGACCTCTCGATCGCACGGGCGGCGCGCGGGGGGCCCGATCTGCGCGTCATCGACGGTGTCTCGTTCGAGGTCGCCCACGGTGCGACGCTGGCGGTGATGGGCCCGACCGGATCCGGGAAGTCGAGTCTGCTCGCCGTGCTCGCGGGTGCCGACGAGCCGGGACTGGGGGTGGTCGGAGGAAGTGCGCATGTCGAGGGGATCGCCGTGCGGCGACCGGGACGAGCACACCGGACGCTGACCTACCTGACCGGCTACCTGCCGCAGACGGCGGGAGCGCGGCTGCCCGCCCGCATGACGGTCGCCGAAGTGATCGGCGAGCCGATCACCAGCCGGGACCGTCGCGTGAATCAGCGGGCACTGGCTGTGCGGGTGGCGACCCTTCTGGACGAGCTGATGCTCCCGCTCGGCGCGGCGGCGAAATACCCGTACGAGCTGAGCGCAGGGATGCGCCAGCGGGTCGTCTTCGCCCGCGCGCTGGTGCTGCAGCCTCGCACCCTGATCGCGGACGAGCCGTTCTCCAACATGGATGTGGAAGTTCGCCGCGCGGCCAGGGACGCGATTCTGCGGCGTCGGCAGGCCTACGGCATGTCCGCGATCATCGTCACCAACGAAGCCGACGTGGCCCGCGAGCTCGCCGCCGAGGTGCTCGTTCTGCGCGGCGGTCACGCGATCGCGTACGGGCGCGGCGCGGATGATCTGCTCTGGACTCCGAGCGGCGGCGCCGACCGCCGACTCGTCGTGTCATGA
- a CDS encoding DMT family transporter has product MWLPLSLEDVTQNVVGVFRDPAILFGIPLALLGAVFMSFGAQYQHRGVAKVERLTGSSGSRGLTGRQLLSLLKRPSWVAGTVMLALAILCQLGALALAPLIVVQPLGALALVITTLLNSRVSGHKPTKKSIRAIVACVGGILIFVTIAAFVATEQKVTDQQLVTILLLLLVVIVAFSILWIWLRKRAQALFYIVASGVIYGFVATLAKVVIKRVQAGNFEWLTLLCLISLLAAVAVGAYFVQTAYSAGPPDLVIAGLTVIDPMVAVLIGLIILQEAATAPWPALVGFGLAGAVAVYGVISLARNHPQVLSDSQELPIERGSATGGRDAPPSTGSVRLTEAVSKVWPEPPVHDDDDDHRPAR; this is encoded by the coding sequence CTGTGGCTGCCCCTGTCGCTCGAAGACGTGACCCAGAACGTGGTCGGCGTCTTCCGCGATCCTGCCATCCTCTTCGGCATTCCCCTTGCGCTGCTGGGCGCGGTCTTCATGTCCTTCGGCGCGCAGTATCAGCACCGCGGTGTGGCGAAGGTGGAGCGCCTGACCGGTTCTTCCGGCAGCCGGGGCTTGACCGGACGGCAGCTGCTGAGCCTGCTGAAACGGCCCTCGTGGGTGGCCGGCACCGTGATGCTGGCTCTTGCCATCCTGTGTCAGCTGGGCGCGCTGGCCCTGGCGCCCTTGATCGTCGTACAGCCTCTCGGCGCTCTTGCGCTGGTGATCACCACGCTGCTGAACTCGCGCGTGAGCGGGCACAAGCCGACGAAGAAGTCGATCCGTGCCATCGTCGCCTGCGTCGGCGGCATCCTCATCTTCGTCACGATCGCCGCGTTCGTGGCCACCGAGCAGAAGGTGACTGATCAGCAGCTGGTCACGATCCTCCTGCTGCTGCTGGTGGTCATCGTCGCGTTCAGCATCCTGTGGATCTGGTTGCGCAAGCGCGCGCAGGCGCTGTTCTACATCGTCGCGTCCGGCGTGATCTACGGGTTCGTCGCGACGCTGGCCAAGGTCGTGATCAAGCGGGTGCAGGCGGGCAACTTCGAGTGGCTCACGCTGCTGTGTCTGATCTCACTGCTGGCGGCGGTCGCTGTCGGCGCGTACTTCGTGCAGACCGCGTATTCGGCCGGTCCGCCCGACCTGGTCATCGCCGGGCTCACCGTGATCGACCCGATGGTCGCCGTTCTGATCGGGCTGATCATCCTGCAGGAGGCGGCCACCGCACCCTGGCCCGCCTTGGTCGGCTTCGGGCTGGCCGGAGCGGTCGCCGTGTACGGGGTGATCTCGCTCGCGCGCAATCATCCGCAGGTGCTCAGCGACAGCCAGGAGCTGCCGATCGAACGCGGCAGCGCGACCGGCGGACGCGACGCGCCCCCGAGCACCGGATCCGTCCGGTTGACGGAGGCGGTCTCCAAGGTGTGGCCGGAGCCGCCGGTGCACGACGACGACGACGATCACCGCCCGGCGCGCTGA